The following coding sequences are from one Hymenobacter sp. DG25A window:
- a CDS encoding FecR family protein encodes MNYSAYSTEDFLADESFQAFVLGHDVATTSFWQQWLIENPGKAAEFHEAQTILQQVVGRPRALPEAIKQEELAKFRHYLQPAPALRVSRQRRWPVVLAVLSAMLMVGLGFWRYMLPTELQYTTLAHQQRQVLLPDGSQVMLNANSTLTLSKDWAPGQPREVWLKGEAYFIVRHTAPARLKTVAAAPANVKFTVHAGTVDVAVLGTQFNVRHLGGSTNVVLRTGQIQLSRHQAGHTEQVLMKPGELVSTDASQPQAPLTKRTVKADFYSAWTSGHLDFNNTPVADVVALLRDGYGLQVTVNNPALVQQKLTGSVPNQDLEVLLNSLGKSLDVQVRREGQHVWLD; translated from the coding sequence ATGAATTACTCTGCTTACTCTACCGAAGACTTCCTGGCCGATGAATCGTTTCAGGCATTCGTGCTGGGGCACGATGTGGCCACTACGTCTTTCTGGCAACAGTGGCTGATCGAAAACCCCGGCAAAGCGGCCGAGTTTCACGAAGCGCAGACCATCCTGCAGCAGGTAGTAGGCCGGCCGCGCGCCCTGCCCGAAGCTATCAAGCAGGAGGAGCTGGCGAAATTCCGACACTATCTACAGCCGGCCCCAGCGCTACGCGTAAGTCGGCAACGCCGATGGCCGGTAGTACTGGCCGTTCTCTCCGCTATGCTAATGGTAGGTCTGGGATTCTGGCGCTATATGCTTCCCACTGAGCTTCAATACACCACCCTGGCCCATCAGCAGCGCCAGGTGCTGCTGCCCGATGGCTCACAGGTGATGCTGAATGCCAACTCAACTCTGACGCTATCCAAAGACTGGGCCCCGGGACAGCCCCGCGAAGTATGGCTCAAAGGCGAAGCCTATTTCATTGTTCGGCATACCGCACCTGCCCGCCTGAAAACCGTGGCCGCTGCGCCGGCCAACGTGAAGTTTACCGTGCATGCCGGCACCGTAGACGTAGCCGTGTTGGGTACCCAGTTTAATGTGCGTCACTTAGGCGGCAGCACCAACGTAGTGCTGCGCACCGGACAGATTCAGCTTAGCCGCCACCAGGCCGGCCACACCGAACAGGTGCTCATGAAGCCCGGCGAGTTGGTAAGCACCGATGCCAGCCAGCCCCAGGCCCCGCTTACTAAGCGTACCGTGAAAGCCGACTTTTATTCGGCCTGGACCAGCGGGCATCTTGACTTTAATAATACGCCGGTAGCCGACGTGGTAGCCTTGCTGCGCGATGGTTACGGCCTGCAGGTAACGGTTAATAACCCGGCCCTGGTACAGCAGAAGCTGACCGGCTCGGTTCCCAATCAGGATTTGGAGGTATTACTCAATTCGCTTGGTAAGTCATTGGATGTGCAGGTACGCCGCGAGGGGCAGCACGTCTGGCTGGACTAA
- a CDS encoding RagB/SusD family nutrient uptake outer membrane protein: MKNKRITLSLLTLLGLSMAACEKFLDQPVLGQFEAGAFFTSDANTILAVNAAYVPLSFRDAASNPIWVLGDVASDDAVKGSNPGDQADFDNIDQFNITPINSAVEALWKRYYDGVFRCNVVLDGLPESNTRVSAGVRQQAMGQAQFLRAYYYFQLTTIYGRIPLRVKVETPAELQSPARDQSVIYAQIEADCLAAANNLPESWSGADQGRATKGAALALLAKTYLYEQKWALAAQTAQQVEGLGYKLLPVYADNFRAATKYNSEAIFAVQHTSGLSPAQGNNLNQWFAPRQQNGYGFFHPTQSLVDNFEKAPDGTPDPRLDYSIGREGQLFFGEPFDVNWSTTGYLSKKHLQPLSEIPAAIKGDGDLNFQAIRYAEVLLIDAEASNEAGNPTAALAALNQVRKRARESYLNDPTLAGTGTVPEGLLPDITTNDQGQLRDIIRQERRSEMALEFQRYFDIMRYGEAYARQALGTIPNFNYAQHRFYPIPQSERDTNKRLFE; this comes from the coding sequence ATGAAAAATAAGCGCATCACCCTGAGCCTGCTCACCCTGCTGGGCCTGTCTATGGCCGCCTGCGAGAAGTTTCTGGACCAGCCCGTGCTGGGCCAGTTTGAAGCCGGCGCCTTCTTCACTTCCGATGCCAATACCATTCTGGCCGTTAATGCGGCCTACGTGCCGCTTTCTTTCCGCGACGCAGCCTCTAACCCGATTTGGGTGCTGGGCGACGTGGCTTCCGACGACGCCGTGAAGGGCAGCAACCCCGGCGACCAGGCTGATTTCGACAATATTGACCAGTTCAACATCACGCCCATCAACTCGGCCGTGGAAGCCCTGTGGAAGCGCTATTACGACGGCGTGTTCCGCTGCAACGTGGTGCTGGATGGCCTGCCCGAGTCGAACACCCGCGTGAGTGCCGGGGTGCGGCAGCAGGCTATGGGGCAGGCGCAGTTTCTGCGGGCCTACTATTACTTTCAGCTGACTACTATTTACGGGCGCATACCACTGCGCGTGAAGGTGGAAACGCCCGCCGAGCTGCAAAGCCCGGCCCGCGACCAGTCCGTTATCTACGCCCAGATTGAGGCCGACTGCCTGGCGGCGGCCAATAATCTACCGGAAAGCTGGAGCGGCGCCGACCAGGGCCGGGCGACCAAGGGCGCGGCCCTGGCGCTGCTGGCCAAAACCTATTTGTATGAGCAGAAATGGGCCCTGGCTGCCCAAACGGCGCAGCAGGTGGAGGGGTTGGGCTACAAGCTACTGCCGGTATATGCCGACAATTTCCGGGCCGCCACCAAATACAATTCGGAGGCCATCTTCGCCGTGCAGCATACTTCCGGCCTGAGCCCGGCGCAGGGCAACAACCTCAACCAGTGGTTTGCGCCGCGCCAACAGAATGGCTATGGCTTTTTCCACCCCACGCAAAGCCTGGTCGACAACTTTGAGAAGGCCCCGGATGGCACGCCCGACCCGCGCCTTGACTATTCCATTGGGCGGGAAGGGCAATTGTTTTTTGGGGAGCCCTTTGATGTGAACTGGAGCACGACGGGGTACCTCTCGAAAAAGCACCTGCAGCCGCTGTCAGAAATTCCGGCCGCCATTAAGGGCGACGGCGACCTGAACTTCCAGGCCATTCGCTACGCCGAGGTATTGCTCATCGATGCCGAAGCGTCCAATGAAGCCGGCAACCCCACCGCCGCACTGGCAGCCCTGAACCAGGTGCGCAAGCGGGCCCGCGAAAGCTACCTGAATGACCCTACTCTGGCGGGCACCGGCACGGTTCCCGAGGGCCTGCTGCCCGACATCACGACCAACGACCAGGGCCAACTGCGCGACATTATCCGGCAGGAGCGGCGCTCTGAAATGGCCCTGGAGTTTCAGCGCTACTTTGACATAATGCGCTACGGCGAGGCCTACGCCCGCCAGGCCCTGGGCACCATTCCCAACTTCAATTACGCTCAGCACCGCTTCTATCCCATTCCGCAGAGCGAGCGGGACACCAATAAACGCCTGTTTGAGTAG
- a CDS encoding CsbD family protein, producing MDVNRNNIEDNTELRARGNWNEIKGQAKQKWGQLTDDDLDYQEGQQDEWFGRMQEKTGETLSDIKSWFQRTF from the coding sequence ATGGACGTTAATCGTAATAACATAGAAGACAATACCGAGCTGCGGGCTCGCGGAAACTGGAATGAAATCAAAGGCCAGGCCAAACAGAAGTGGGGCCAACTCACCGATGACGACCTGGACTACCAGGAAGGCCAGCAGGACGAGTGGTTTGGGCGGATGCAGGAGAAAACCGGCGAAACCCTGAGTGATATCAAATCCTGGTTTCAGCGCACATTTTAA
- a CDS encoding SusC/RagA family TonB-linked outer membrane protein — MAFSTFPIKLLPLVLIGSLSTAAQAQAPLVALLKTPQDQPNRAAASRGMSLESFLSEMKAAHKAFFLYRSELVKDKFVNLEGHTFNTWQDKLVYVITMSGLRIEKTAHNVYIISAPKSSGASLQSIAKNPVFYTTNDIDASMASLIETVKGQVRGPDNTPVPGVTIVVKGTTNGTQTDNDGNFTLTLPNADATLVVSAIGFVTQEIPLQGRTQLTIKLQTDVKALEEVVVLGYTTQQKENVTVAVSQINQQDINSLPVTGVAQIMQGKAAGVAVTQATGAPGEAIAVRIRGVGTINDNNPLYIIDGVPTKDGINQISPNDIESINILKDAAAAAIYGARASNGVVIITTKRGKSGKPRLSLNAYTGLQTPANLIKMANTEQYVKAFNEAAQNDGRGQISPAVAATLPDVDWLREVLEPAWQHNVQLDVSGGGENSQYIVSGSYLTQDGLIKNSSFDRYGLRTGINSTLSKYFKVGTNANLSYTKTRQVGSSGDGFGDGNPGASIVRYALFRTPATPVYNAQGQFVDLPKFADGTNASAFFGDGINPVALADAADRNFFSYALLGNGYVDFTPIERLRVRSDYGITFRITDYKQFFKTYGIDRSFNSPPQLAQSNSNEFNYNWTNTATYDLPLGKSTINVLLGTEAIKNNARAMSASRRGYVDQSSPFQYLDVGSGVQQNGGNETHSSLWSTFGRLGYDYDQRYLASFNYRRDASSQFLPGQRAETFFSGSAGWNMAQESFMQNITALSQLKLRASVGQLGNSAIGNYPYASLVGNAGYYPFGGVSTQGLTITSVGNPNIQWERSTQTDVGLDVGVLRGALQMSIDYYIKNTTGVLLNLPLPSSAGGRGNPPANVGEIRNQGLEVELNYRNSIGKDWKYSLNGNLATLKNEVISLGDAPSIVGARIDNNYYATLTAEGQPIGSFYLLQTDGIFQNAQEVFTSAYQGPGIKPGDVKFKDLSGPDGTPDGVIDGLDRTFVGSPIPKLTYGLTSNLSFRNLDLSAFFQGVYGNKLYNQVNTDIEGFYRAFNLTERAATNYWTGEGSTNEFPRLSWTGASNNKQPSDRFLEDGSYLRLKNLQLGYTFGEKLLTPMRVSSVRLYLSVQNLLTFTKYTGLDPEQGTNSNSLGEGARAVGIDWGNYPSARTFTLGINASF; from the coding sequence ATGGCCTTTTCTACTTTTCCAATCAAGTTATTGCCACTGGTACTGATTGGTAGTCTGAGCACTGCCGCGCAGGCCCAGGCGCCGTTGGTAGCGCTGCTCAAAACACCCCAGGACCAGCCAAACCGGGCCGCGGCCAGTCGGGGCATGTCGCTGGAAAGCTTCCTGTCGGAGATGAAAGCGGCGCATAAAGCTTTCTTTCTGTATCGCAGCGAGTTGGTGAAGGATAAGTTCGTCAATCTGGAAGGCCATACGTTTAATACCTGGCAGGACAAGCTCGTGTATGTTATCACGATGAGCGGATTGCGCATCGAGAAAACGGCTCACAATGTGTACATCATCTCAGCGCCAAAATCATCCGGTGCCTCGCTGCAATCGATTGCAAAAAATCCTGTATTCTATACCACAAACGATATAGATGCCTCCATGGCGTCGCTGATTGAAACGGTGAAGGGCCAGGTGCGCGGCCCCGACAACACGCCCGTACCAGGGGTAACTATTGTAGTAAAAGGCACTACCAACGGCACCCAGACCGATAACGACGGCAATTTCACCCTGACCCTTCCCAATGCTGACGCTACGCTGGTGGTTTCGGCCATTGGCTTCGTGACCCAGGAAATTCCGTTGCAGGGCCGCACCCAGCTCACTATCAAGCTGCAAACCGACGTGAAGGCGCTGGAAGAAGTAGTGGTGCTGGGCTACACTACCCAGCAGAAAGAGAACGTAACGGTGGCCGTATCCCAGATCAACCAGCAGGACATCAACTCCTTGCCGGTTACGGGCGTGGCCCAGATTATGCAGGGCAAGGCAGCGGGCGTGGCCGTAACCCAGGCCACGGGCGCCCCGGGCGAGGCCATTGCCGTGCGCATCCGGGGTGTAGGCACCATCAACGACAACAATCCGCTCTATATCATTGACGGCGTACCTACCAAAGACGGCATTAACCAGATTTCGCCGAATGATATTGAGAGCATCAACATTCTGAAGGATGCGGCAGCAGCGGCTATTTACGGTGCCCGTGCTTCCAACGGGGTGGTCATCATTACCACCAAACGGGGCAAATCGGGCAAGCCGCGGCTGAGCCTGAACGCTTATACCGGGCTCCAGACGCCGGCAAACCTGATTAAAATGGCCAACACGGAGCAATACGTGAAGGCCTTTAATGAAGCCGCCCAGAATGACGGGCGCGGCCAGATTTCCCCGGCTGTGGCGGCCACCCTGCCCGATGTAGACTGGCTACGCGAGGTGCTGGAACCGGCTTGGCAGCACAACGTGCAGCTGGACGTAAGCGGGGGCGGCGAAAACTCCCAGTACATTGTATCGGGCAGCTACCTCACGCAGGACGGCTTGATTAAGAACTCGTCGTTTGACCGCTACGGGCTGCGCACGGGCATCAATAGCACCCTATCCAAGTACTTCAAGGTGGGCACCAACGCCAACCTCTCCTACACCAAAACCCGGCAGGTAGGCTCCTCCGGCGACGGGTTTGGCGACGGCAACCCGGGCGCCAGCATTGTGCGCTACGCCCTGTTCCGCACGCCAGCTACCCCGGTGTACAATGCGCAGGGGCAGTTTGTGGACCTGCCTAAGTTTGCGGATGGCACCAATGCTTCCGCCTTCTTCGGCGACGGTATTAACCCGGTGGCGCTGGCCGATGCCGCCGACCGCAACTTCTTCTCCTACGCGCTGCTGGGCAATGGCTACGTAGACTTTACCCCCATTGAGCGGCTGCGGGTGCGGTCAGACTACGGCATTACGTTCCGCATTACCGACTACAAGCAGTTTTTCAAGACCTACGGCATCGACCGTTCTTTCAACTCGCCGCCCCAGCTGGCGCAGTCGAACAGCAACGAATTCAACTACAACTGGACCAACACCGCCACCTACGATCTGCCGCTGGGCAAGAGCACTATCAATGTGTTGCTGGGTACAGAGGCGATTAAAAATAATGCCCGGGCCATGTCAGCCTCGCGGCGGGGCTACGTGGATCAGTCCAGCCCTTTCCAGTATCTTGATGTGGGCTCGGGCGTGCAGCAGAACGGCGGCAACGAGACTCACTCCTCGCTTTGGTCCACCTTCGGGCGCCTGGGCTACGACTATGACCAGCGGTACCTGGCCAGCTTCAACTACCGGCGCGACGCCTCCTCCCAGTTTCTGCCAGGGCAGCGGGCCGAAACCTTCTTCTCCGGCTCAGCGGGCTGGAATATGGCGCAGGAGTCTTTCATGCAGAACATCACGGCCCTGTCGCAGCTCAAGCTGCGGGCCAGTGTGGGCCAGCTCGGCAACTCGGCCATCGGCAACTACCCCTACGCCTCTCTGGTGGGCAATGCGGGCTACTATCCTTTCGGCGGCGTTTCCACGCAGGGGCTGACGATTACCTCCGTGGGCAACCCCAACATTCAGTGGGAGCGCAGCACCCAAACCGACGTGGGCCTGGATGTGGGCGTGCTGCGCGGGGCCTTGCAAATGTCGATTGACTACTACATTAAGAACACCACCGGCGTGCTGCTGAACCTGCCACTGCCCAGCAGTGCCGGGGGCCGCGGCAACCCGCCCGCCAACGTGGGCGAAATCCGCAATCAGGGCCTGGAAGTAGAGCTTAACTACCGCAACTCCATTGGCAAAGACTGGAAATACAGCCTCAATGGCAACCTGGCTACTCTGAAAAACGAGGTTATTTCCCTGGGCGATGCCCCTTCGATTGTGGGTGCCCGCATCGATAATAACTACTACGCCACGCTCACGGCCGAAGGCCAGCCCATAGGCTCGTTTTATCTGCTGCAAACCGACGGCATTTTTCAGAATGCGCAGGAGGTATTCACCAGCGCCTACCAGGGTCCGGGCATCAAGCCCGGCGACGTGAAATTCAAGGACTTGAGCGGCCCCGACGGTACGCCGGATGGAGTAATCGATGGCCTCGACCGCACCTTTGTGGGTAGCCCCATTCCGAAGCTGACGTACGGCCTGACCAGTAACCTGAGCTTCCGAAACCTGGATTTGAGCGCGTTTTTCCAAGGCGTGTACGGCAACAAGCTGTATAACCAGGTCAACACCGATATCGAAGGGTTCTACCGGGCCTTCAACCTGACGGAGCGCGCCGCCACCAACTACTGGACCGGCGAAGGCAGCACCAACGAGTTTCCGCGCCTTTCCTGGACCGGGGCCTCCAACAACAAGCAGCCTTCTGACCGCTTCCTGGAAGATGGCTCCTACCTCCGCCTGAAAAACCTGCAGCTGGGCTACACCTTCGGGGAAAAGCTGCTCACGCCCATGCGGGTATCGTCGGTGCGGCTCTACCTGAGCGTTCAGAACCTGCTGACTTTCACGAAGTACACCGGCCTTGACCCCGAGCAGGGCACCAACAGCAACTCGCTGGGCGAGGGCGCCCGGGCTGTGGGCATCGACTGGGGTAACTACCCCTCGGCGCGCACTTTCACGCTGGGCATCAATGCTAGTTTCTAA
- a CDS encoding RNA polymerase sigma factor, producing the protein MTADEQHSVQLWERFRGGEAAALAMLFELHYEALFNYGVKLTGDEELVKDSIQNLFQKLWRRRQGVRAIQIVKAYLFKALRHHLGDEIKLVKQRRYLLPLSADSFEVTYSHEEFLIAEQTDAEQQALLLAAINQLSNRQREALYLRFFDGFPYERIAEVMSLNTQSVRNLVFNALQAIRKVMKASWALDR; encoded by the coding sequence ATGACAGCCGACGAACAGCATAGTGTACAGCTTTGGGAGCGTTTCCGCGGCGGCGAAGCGGCCGCGCTGGCAATGCTGTTTGAGCTGCACTACGAAGCCCTGTTCAACTATGGCGTTAAGCTAACCGGCGATGAGGAGCTGGTAAAAGACAGCATCCAAAATCTGTTTCAAAAGCTGTGGCGGCGGCGGCAGGGCGTGCGCGCCATTCAAATTGTCAAGGCCTATCTCTTTAAAGCGCTGCGCCATCATCTGGGCGATGAAATCAAGCTGGTGAAACAGCGGCGCTACCTGTTGCCATTGTCGGCGGATTCGTTTGAGGTAACCTATTCTCACGAGGAGTTCCTTATTGCGGAGCAAACGGATGCCGAGCAGCAGGCGCTCCTGCTGGCAGCCATTAACCAGCTCTCTAACCGCCAGCGCGAGGCTCTATACCTCCGTTTTTTTGATGGCTTCCCCTACGAGCGTATTGCCGAGGTGATGTCGCTCAACACCCAATCCGTCCGCAACCTGGTTTTCAATGCCCTGCAGGCTATTCGCAAGGTTATGAAAGCCTCTTGGGCGCTGGACCGGTAG
- a CDS encoding DUF6799 domain-containing protein: protein MSFSFSQAQSANDGFLRRDGTMYVVRNGAQRPMTQDIHLPNGRTVSRDGFIVETDGRHTELAEGQGCTLHGAVVAVRAGAGGQLTFASAPRPAASAATRVAAEPTGWQRWVQYGPRGKAKGHKKNGKHKGGKHRGDD from the coding sequence TTGTCGTTTTCATTCAGCCAGGCGCAATCGGCCAATGATGGTTTTCTGCGCCGTGACGGCACCATGTATGTGGTGCGCAACGGCGCTCAGCGGCCCATGACGCAGGATATACACCTGCCCAATGGCCGCACCGTAAGCCGGGATGGATTTATAGTGGAAACCGACGGCCGCCATACCGAGCTGGCCGAAGGACAGGGCTGCACGCTCCACGGTGCGGTGGTAGCCGTGCGCGCCGGAGCCGGTGGGCAGCTAACTTTTGCTTCAGCGCCCCGCCCGGCTGCCTCCGCTGCCACGCGGGTAGCCGCGGAGCCCACCGGGTGGCAGCGCTGGGTGCAATATGGCCCTCGGGGCAAAGCCAAAGGACACAAGAAAAACGGCAAGCACAAAGGCGGCAAGCACCGGGGCGATGATTAA
- a CDS encoding WG repeat-containing protein, whose product MLYEVLFSAFPTPARLAQYEAVRDALQAEADAPDTLLLGQLAVGNGLVLDAVLIRPHAVAILLLEPRGGHLTLTDFASAPWQLGGAPMPGKQAANPYQAFQQQKEALADFLRPHLTADQANLNFTTGLLLFGEPVTFAPEVEAAMSAVPGSSNFHLLADPGRFTRRLSQLATPEIDLSATELHQLAETLGAAPAETHAGQEPTETATTHENEPEQEPAYPENAGDFFRQKAAQLWSWLGAEDIEDVDRNAYQTTTGQTHQQEKQELEQLRATMQAELARQLQAMEARDAEREQSIAQLRAQLAQAPAVAPEAATIRQQLATENREKEALEEAIRASQAESAARNQALDAKIRQLEEQMQRQSSAGTQLKGLVAPGFRRVRAWRRRLPRVGVAAAGAAVLGLSLWGLSHLTADTPHPFQKDGKWGYADEDGDLVIPALYSSVEEFDANGNAVVKKDGAYGFVDTDGDETLPPAYDALKPYSDGYARVRIGDLYTFVDEDGQEFPQYFYNALDFSEGRAAVLNQRGWFYITGPEETETPPPVFQEAYSFHKGVARVKMKGHYTFITPRYLANPDQGTEPFGQYTQASDFVDGKARVTQDGKTFFIDADGDPVDN is encoded by the coding sequence ATGTTATACGAAGTTCTTTTTTCCGCTTTCCCCACCCCCGCCCGGCTTGCACAGTATGAAGCGGTCCGGGACGCTTTACAGGCGGAAGCCGACGCGCCCGATACCCTGTTGCTGGGCCAGCTGGCCGTAGGCAATGGTCTGGTGCTCGATGCTGTACTGATTCGCCCGCATGCGGTGGCTATTCTCCTGCTAGAGCCCCGCGGCGGCCACCTCACCCTCACAGACTTTGCCAGCGCCCCCTGGCAGCTGGGCGGCGCCCCCATGCCGGGCAAGCAGGCCGCCAACCCCTATCAGGCTTTTCAACAGCAAAAAGAAGCGCTGGCTGATTTCCTGCGCCCCCACCTCACGGCCGATCAGGCCAATCTGAACTTTACCACCGGACTGCTGCTGTTTGGCGAGCCAGTGACTTTTGCTCCGGAAGTAGAGGCGGCCATGAGTGCCGTACCTGGCTCCAGTAACTTCCATTTGCTGGCCGACCCAGGTCGTTTTACCCGCCGCCTGAGCCAGCTGGCCACACCCGAAATAGACCTTTCTGCTACTGAGCTGCACCAGTTGGCCGAAACGCTGGGAGCCGCTCCGGCCGAAACCCACGCAGGTCAGGAACCTACTGAAACAGCAACAACCCATGAAAACGAGCCGGAGCAGGAGCCGGCCTACCCGGAAAATGCCGGCGACTTTTTCCGGCAGAAAGCAGCGCAGCTCTGGAGCTGGCTGGGGGCCGAAGATATTGAGGACGTAGACCGCAACGCCTACCAAACCACAACCGGCCAAACCCACCAGCAGGAAAAGCAGGAGCTGGAGCAGCTGCGCGCCACCATGCAGGCGGAGCTAGCCCGACAGCTACAGGCCATGGAAGCCCGCGACGCGGAGCGGGAGCAAAGCATTGCCCAGCTCCGCGCCCAGCTGGCGCAGGCCCCGGCAGTAGCGCCCGAAGCGGCTACCATCCGTCAGCAGCTGGCCACCGAAAACCGCGAAAAGGAGGCGCTGGAGGAAGCTATCCGGGCTTCGCAGGCAGAGTCGGCGGCCCGCAACCAGGCGCTGGATGCTAAAATCAGGCAGCTGGAAGAGCAGATGCAGCGCCAGTCATCGGCCGGCACTCAGTTGAAAGGTCTGGTGGCGCCCGGGTTTCGGCGGGTGCGGGCCTGGCGCCGCCGCTTGCCGCGGGTGGGCGTGGCTGCCGCCGGAGCTGCCGTACTGGGCCTAAGCCTGTGGGGCCTCAGCCACCTCACAGCCGATACCCCCCACCCTTTCCAGAAAGACGGTAAGTGGGGATATGCCGATGAGGATGGCGACCTGGTGATTCCGGCCCTGTACAGCTCCGTAGAGGAGTTTGATGCTAACGGCAATGCCGTGGTGAAGAAGGATGGGGCGTATGGTTTTGTAGATACCGATGGAGACGAAACCCTCCCGCCCGCCTACGATGCCCTAAAGCCGTACTCCGACGGCTATGCCCGCGTCCGCATCGGCGACCTGTACACCTTTGTGGACGAGGACGGCCAGGAGTTTCCGCAGTATTTCTACAATGCTCTTGACTTTAGCGAGGGCCGGGCCGCCGTGCTCAATCAGCGGGGCTGGTTTTACATTACCGGGCCCGAGGAAACCGAAACCCCACCACCCGTTTTCCAGGAAGCCTACTCCTTCCATAAAGGTGTGGCCCGCGTGAAGATGAAAGGCCACTACACCTTCATCACTCCCCGCTACCTGGCCAACCCCGACCAAGGCACGGAACCCTTTGGCCAATACACCCAGGCCAGCGACTTCGTGGACGGCAAGGCCCGGGTAACGCAGGATGGCAAAACCTTCTTTATTGACGCCGACGGCGACCCGGTGGATAACTAA
- a CDS encoding LamG-like jellyroll fold domain-containing protein: MNKSKLYLSLLFGWLLFGALSLSITSCSDDDNDNAPTVTSDKTKLSALIDSTTAVHNAAVEGSKPGNYSTGSKATFKTAIDAATATKNDASATQTTVNSAEAALRRAAKAFQSSLVQEVSAANLVAQWKFEGNANDATSNGNNGMLMAGYINDPNTTTATKMMGTTQPVLVADRFGRPNQAYAFDKGAYIEVPYKVALNPQAITISAWVKRNGTNADNYIVSLNRWQGYKFQLQGANKPFLTVATTTGITDKDAETGEVADATWTHVVTSYVDGTMKFYINGALVKTWTGITGALKATPKPIPLAIGQQLPNSIYDSAAPSGEAADYFKFYGAGFFIGSMDDIRIYNRALTDAEVNSIYTIENSL; the protein is encoded by the coding sequence ATGAACAAATCCAAGCTTTACCTATCCCTACTCTTTGGCTGGCTCCTGTTCGGGGCTCTGTCGCTGTCCATCACCTCCTGCTCGGATGATGATAATGACAACGCGCCTACTGTGACGTCCGACAAAACCAAGCTTTCGGCTTTGATTGACTCCACAACAGCGGTGCACAATGCCGCCGTAGAAGGCTCCAAGCCCGGCAACTACAGCACCGGCTCCAAGGCTACGTTCAAAACGGCCATCGACGCGGCCACGGCTACTAAAAATGATGCCTCGGCTACCCAAACCACGGTAAACTCCGCTGAAGCAGCCCTGCGCCGGGCAGCTAAGGCGTTCCAGAGCAGTCTGGTGCAGGAGGTATCGGCGGCTAACCTGGTGGCCCAGTGGAAGTTTGAAGGCAATGCAAACGACGCTACCTCAAACGGCAACAACGGCATGCTGATGGCCGGCTACATCAATGACCCCAACACTACAACGGCAACGAAAATGATGGGAACTACCCAGCCTGTGCTGGTAGCTGACCGATTTGGCCGTCCTAACCAAGCGTATGCCTTCGATAAAGGCGCTTACATTGAGGTACCCTACAAAGTTGCCCTCAACCCGCAGGCTATTACCATCAGTGCCTGGGTAAAGCGCAACGGCACTAATGCCGACAACTACATTGTGTCCTTGAACCGCTGGCAGGGCTACAAGTTCCAGCTGCAGGGAGCCAACAAGCCTTTCCTGACCGTGGCTACCACTACCGGCATTACCGACAAAGACGCAGAAACGGGTGAAGTGGCCGATGCTACCTGGACGCACGTGGTAACGTCGTACGTGGACGGCACCATGAAATTCTACATCAATGGCGCCCTAGTGAAGACCTGGACGGGCATTACCGGAGCGCTGAAAGCCACGCCTAAGCCTATTCCGTTGGCCATCGGTCAGCAGCTGCCCAACAGCATCTACGACAGCGCCGCTCCCTCGGGCGAGGCAGCCGATTACTTCAAGTTTTACGGGGCCGGTTTCTTCATCGGCTCTATGGATGATATCCGCATCTACAACCGGGCTCTGACCGACGCGGAAGTAAACTCCATCTACACCATCGAAAACTCGCTGTAA